The Musa acuminata AAA Group cultivar baxijiao chromosome BXJ1-3, Cavendish_Baxijiao_AAA, whole genome shotgun sequence genome window below encodes:
- the LOC135583846 gene encoding ureide permease 1-like isoform X1, translating into MYLVQDKGGAIALMLAALLFLGTWPAVLTLLERRGRLPQHTYLDYSITNLLAAVIIALTLGQIGDSTPEMPNFITQLGQDNWPSTLFAMAGGIVLSLGNLSTQYAWAYVGLSVTEVISSSITVVIGTTLNYFLDDRINRAEILFPGAACFLVAVCLGSAVHSSNAADNTKKLSGSSSNSTSQTCNSRDQEVSKNLPDKDEPRDLEDGGLVSGSNINTEKAKVGTAEFLIQLENKRSIKVIGSNTFLGLSIVFFAGICFSLFSPAFNLATNDQWHTLNQGVPHLVVYTAFFYFSSSCFIVGIGLNIYFLYKPVLGLPRSSFTAYLKDWKGRHWALLAGLLCGFGNGFQFMGGQAAGYAAADSVQALPLVSTFWGIVLFGEYRRSSRRTYVLLVSMLFMFVVAVGVLMASSGHRKS; encoded by the exons ATGTACCTGGTACAAGATAAAGGAGGTGCTATTGCACTTATGTTGGCTGCCCTTTTATTCTTGGGCACCTGGCCTGCTGTTCTGACTCTTTTAGAGCGGAGGGGTCGTCTTCCTCAACACACTTACCTTGACTACTCCATAACCAATCTCCTGGCTGCTGTGATCATAGCCCTAACACTTGGCCAGATTGGTGACAGCACACCTGAGATGCCAAATTTCATTACCCAGCTTGGTCAG GATAACTGGCCTTCAACCTTGTTCGCAATGGCAGGTGGAATTGTTCTAAGTCTTGGGAATTTATCAACACAGTATGCATGGGCATATGTTGGTCTTTCAGTAACAGAAGTTATAAGTTCAAGTATAACCGTAGTTATTG GAACTACATTGAACTATTTTCTTGATGATCGTATTAACAGAGCTGAGATTCTTTTCCCTGGAGCTGCTTGCTTTCTTGTTGCGGTTTGTCTGGGATCTGCAGTTCACTCTTCAAATGCTGCAGACAACACAAAGAAACTTAGTGGCTCATCAAGTAACTCCACGTCCCAAACTTG CAATTCTAGGGATCAAGAAGTCAGCAAGAATTTACCAGACAAAG ATGAACCCAGGGACTTGGAAGATGGAGGTTTGGTTTCTGGCTCTAATATCAATACTGAGAAAGCAAAAGTTGGAACTGCAGAATTCCTTATACAGCTTGAGAACAAAAGATCTATTAAG GTGATAGGGTCTAATACATTTCTAGGTCTCAGCATCGTATTCTTTGCTGGCATTTGCTTCTCACTCTTCTCTCCAGCATTCAACTTGGCCACCAATGACCAATGGCACACATTAAACCAAGGTGTGCCACACCTTGTGGTCTACACAGCATTCTTCTACTTCTCCAGCTCCTGTTTCATTGTTGGGATCGGTCTGAACATCTACTTTCTATACAAGCCGGTACTCGGTCTTCCGAGATCATCATTCACTGCTTATCTCAAGGATTGGAAGGGCAGGCACTGGGCTCTGCTGGCTGGATTGCTATGTGGTTTCGGAAATGGCTTTCAATTTATGGGTGGGCAAGCTGCTGGATATGCTGCAGCTGATTCTGTTCAG GCATTGCCACTTGTAAGCACATTCTGGGGCATTGTCCTTTTCGGAGAATATCGAAGGTCTTCGAGGAGGACATATGTGTTGCTTGTGAGCATGCTCTTTATGTTCGTTGTTGCTGTGGGTGTTCTGATGGCTTCATCTGGGCACAGAAAAAGTTGA
- the LOC103978437 gene encoding transcription factor TCP5-like isoform X2, whose product MIQNSREGEGFIEQGVDDKGQTSSRAWSALRNPRIVRVSRSFGGKDRHSKVTTIRGLRDRRIRLSVPTAIQLYDLQDKLGLNQPSKVVDWLINAAQHEIDKLPPLEMLQGDLTQFPQSVATPAFFGHTVPDDEKEALKETRGVVLENSAVTYSPFYHLEPPNAYSSLAQSEAPHGYRPIAILASHMAQNMESKQYGHVQMASPASGSVPLRTSLHAGIPNLVVLQQNSSVFKHHPHDH is encoded by the exons ATGATCCAAAACTCAAGAGAAGGAGAAGGTTTCATCGAGCAAGGTGTTGATGATAAGGGTCAAACAAGTTCGAGAGCATGGTCGGCACTCAGAAATCCAAGAATCGTGCGAGTGTCAAGATCCTTTGGAGGAAAAGATAGACACAGCAAGGTGACAACTATAAGAGGTTTAAGGGATCGACGCATCAGGCTATCAGTGCCCACAGCAATCCAACTGTATGACCTTCAGGATAAGCTTGGTCTGAATCAACCCAGCAAAGTCGTGGATTGGCTGATCAATGCTGCTCAGCATGAGATCGATAAGCTTCCCCCACTGGAAATGCTGCAAGGAGATCTCACTCAGTTCCCTCAGTCTGTGGCAACTCCAGCTTTCTTTGGCCACACCGTTCCTGATGATG AAAAGGAAGCATTGAAGGAAACCCGTGGCGTTGTGTTGGAGAACAGTGCAGTCACTTACAGTCCTTTCTATCATTTGGAGCCACCAAATGCTTACTCTTCTCTTGCTCAATCCGAAGCACCTCATGGTTACCGCCCGATTGCGATACTTGCATCACACATGGCGCAGAACATGGAATCAAAGCAGTATGGCCACGTTCAGATGGCAAGCCCAGCATCAGGAAGTGTCCCCCTAAGAACTTCTCTGCATGCAGGTATCCCTAACTTGGTGGTTCTCCAACAAAACAGTAGTGTCTTCAAGCACCACCCTCATGATCACTAG
- the LOC103978414 gene encoding probable inactive purple acid phosphatase 1 translates to MSLRSLNLLVMILVTLLSSGAGKPSGEQPLSRIEIHKTTLALHDSAYVEASPRVLGLQGQNSDWVTLQYSYPSPSNDDWIGVFSPASFSSSICLPENPKESPPLLCTAPIKYQYANYTTSDYRNTGKGSLKLQLINQREDFSFALFSGGLSNPKLVAVSKKVTFANPKAPVYPRLAQGKLWNEMSVTWTSGYGINEAEPFVEWGARGDSQVRSPAGTLTFSRNSMCGAPARTVGWRDPGFIHTSFLKDLWPNKMYTYKLGHKLINDSYVWSRSYSFKASPYPGQDSLQQVVIFGDMGKAEADGSNEYNNFQPGSLNTTYQLIKDLKNIDIVLHIGDICYANGYISQWDQFTSQIEPIASALPYMIGRGNHERDWPGTGSFYQNTDSGGECGVLSETMFYVPAENRAKLWYSTDYGMFHFCIADTEHDWRPGTEQYSFIEHCLSTVDRQKQPWLIFLAHRVLGYSSADFYGDEGTSEEPMGRESLQELWQKYKVDIAFFGHVHNYERTCPVYQNTCIRNGSNYYSGPFEATTHVVVGGGGASLADFTTVRARWSYYQDHDYGFVKLTAFNHSMLLLEYKRSSDGRVYDHFIISRDYRDVLGCAVDSCSRTTLAS, encoded by the exons ATGAGCCTCCGGAGCTTGAATCTGTTGGTGATGATCCTCGTGACCCTGTTGAGCTCTGGTGCGGGCAAGCCCAGCGGCGAGCAGCCCCTTTCGAGAATTGAGATACACAAGACCACTCTCGCCCTCCATGATTCGGCTTACGTCGAGGCCTCTCCTCGTGTTCTCGGATTGCAG GGTCAAAACAGTGACTGGGTGACTTTACAGTATAGTTATCCAAGTCCATCAAATGACGATTGGATTGGAGTTTTCTCTCCTGCAAGTTTCAG TTCTTCCATCTGTCTGCCGGAAAATCCAAAAGAAAGTCCTCCACTGCTATGCACTGCACCTATCAAG TACCAATATGCGAATTATACCACCTCAGACTACCGCAATACAGGAAAGGGATCATTGAAGCTTCAGCTAATCAATCAGAGAGAGGATTTCTCCTTTGCACTATTTTCTGGAGGGCTCTCAAAT CCAAAGTTGGTTGCTGTCTCAAAAAAAGTAACTTTTGCAAATCCAAAAGCACCAGTGTACCCTAGGCTGGCTCAAGGAAAGTTGTGGAATGAA ATGAGTGTTACATGGACAAGTGGATATGGAATTAATGAAGCAGAACCTTTTGTTGAATGGGGTGCACGAGGAGATTCTCAAGTCCGCTCCCCAGCTGGGACATTAACTTTCAGTCGTAACAGCATGTGTG GTGCACCTGCTCGGACAGTGGGTTGGCGAGATCCTGGTTTCATACACACTAGTTTTCTGAAGGACTTATGGCCTAATAAAAT GTATACTTACAAATTGGGACATAAATTGATCAATGATTCATATGTTTGGAGCCGGTCATACAGCTTTAAAGCATCTCCATATCCTGGGCAAGATTCTTTACAGCAGGTTGTCATTTTTGGTGATATGGGAAAG GCTGAGGCTGATGGTTCAAATGAGTACAACAACTTCCAGCCTGGCTCTCTTAACACTACTTATCAGCTTATCAAGGACCTAAAGAATATTGACATAGTTCTCCACATTGGTGATATCTGCTATGCAAATGGTTATATCTCACAGTGGGACCAATTTACCTCACAGATTGAACCTATTGCTTCAGCTTTGCCTTATATGATTGGAAG AGGTAACCATGAACGGGACTGGCCCGGGACAGGATCATTCTATCAGAATACAGATTCAGGTGGAGAATGTGGTGTACTGTCTGAAACTATGTTTTATGTTCCTGCCGAAAACAGAGCAAAGCTTTG GTATTCGACCGATTATGGCATGTTCCACTTTTGTATAGCTGACACTGAGCATGACTGGAGACCAGGAACCGAGCAATACAGCTTCATCGAACATTGCTTGTCAACAGTTGATAGACAGAAACAACCATGGTTGATCTTCCTTGCTCACCgggttcttggttactcttctgccGATTTCTATGGTGATGAAGGAACATCTGAGGAGCCTATGGGAAGAGAAAGCCTTCAAGAACTCTGGCAGAAGTACAAGGTTGACATTGCCTTTTTTGGACATGTACACAACTATGAAAGAACATGCCCAGTCTATCAG AACACCTGCATACGGAACGGATCTAACTATTACAGTGGCCCCTTCGAAGCAACCACACATGTAGTTGTCGGAGGTGGAGGTGCCAGCCTTGCTGACTTCACCACGGTCCGAGCGAGATGGAGTTACTATCAAGACCATGACTACGGGTTCGTAAAGCTCACAGCCTTCAACCATTCGATGCTGCTACTCGAGTACAAAAGGAGCAGCGATGGAAGGGTCTACGATCACTTCATCATCTCCCGGGATTACCGTGATGTTCTCGGTTGTGCCGTTGACAGTTGCTCAAGAACAACCCTGGCTTCTTGA
- the LOC103978437 gene encoding uncharacterized protein LOC103978437 isoform X1 has protein sequence MIQNSREGEGFIEQGVDDKGQTSSRAWSALRNPRIVRVSRSFGGKDRHSKVTTIRGLRDRRIRLSVPTAIQLYDLQDKLGLNQPSKVVDWLINAAQHEIDKLPPLEMLQGDLTQFPQSVATPAFFGHTVPDDGEFLPRDKAHRLASSSSLATADIFNSNVVPRYVSNSLDVLMGSKEKEALKETRGVVLENSAVTYSPFYHLEPPNAYSSLAQSEAPHGYRPIAILASHMAQNMESKQYGHVQMASPASGSVPLRTSLHAGIPNLVVLQQNSSVFKHHPHDH, from the coding sequence ATGATCCAAAACTCAAGAGAAGGAGAAGGTTTCATCGAGCAAGGTGTTGATGATAAGGGTCAAACAAGTTCGAGAGCATGGTCGGCACTCAGAAATCCAAGAATCGTGCGAGTGTCAAGATCCTTTGGAGGAAAAGATAGACACAGCAAGGTGACAACTATAAGAGGTTTAAGGGATCGACGCATCAGGCTATCAGTGCCCACAGCAATCCAACTGTATGACCTTCAGGATAAGCTTGGTCTGAATCAACCCAGCAAAGTCGTGGATTGGCTGATCAATGCTGCTCAGCATGAGATCGATAAGCTTCCCCCACTGGAAATGCTGCAAGGAGATCTCACTCAGTTCCCTCAGTCTGTGGCAACTCCAGCTTTCTTTGGCCACACCGTTCCTGATGATGGTGAGTTTCTTCCCAGAGATAAAGCTCATCGATTAGCATCATCATCTAGTTTGGCAACTGCTGATATCTTTAACAGCAACGTTGTGCCAAGATATGTCAGTAACAGTTTAGATGTTCTTATGGGGAGCAAAGAAAAGGAAGCATTGAAGGAAACCCGTGGCGTTGTGTTGGAGAACAGTGCAGTCACTTACAGTCCTTTCTATCATTTGGAGCCACCAAATGCTTACTCTTCTCTTGCTCAATCCGAAGCACCTCATGGTTACCGCCCGATTGCGATACTTGCATCACACATGGCGCAGAACATGGAATCAAAGCAGTATGGCCACGTTCAGATGGCAAGCCCAGCATCAGGAAGTGTCCCCCTAAGAACTTCTCTGCATGCAGGTATCCCTAACTTGGTGGTTCTCCAACAAAACAGTAGTGTCTTCAAGCACCACCCTCATGATCACTAG
- the LOC135583846 gene encoding ureide permease 2-like isoform X2, with the protein MYLVQDKGGAIALMLAALLFLGTWPAVLTLLERRGRLPQHTYLDYSITNLLAAVIIALTLGQIGDSTPEMPNFITQLGQDNWPSTLFAMAGGIVLSLGNLSTQYAWAYVGLSVTEVISSSITVVIGTTLNYFLDDRINRAEILFPGAACFLVAVCLGSAVHSSNAADNTKKLSGSSNEPRDLEDGGLVSGSNINTEKAKVGTAEFLIQLENKRSIKVIGSNTFLGLSIVFFAGICFSLFSPAFNLATNDQWHTLNQGVPHLVVYTAFFYFSSSCFIVGIGLNIYFLYKPVLGLPRSSFTAYLKDWKGRHWALLAGLLCGFGNGFQFMGGQAAGYAAADSVQALPLVSTFWGIVLFGEYRRSSRRTYVLLVSMLFMFVVAVGVLMASSGHRKS; encoded by the exons ATGTACCTGGTACAAGATAAAGGAGGTGCTATTGCACTTATGTTGGCTGCCCTTTTATTCTTGGGCACCTGGCCTGCTGTTCTGACTCTTTTAGAGCGGAGGGGTCGTCTTCCTCAACACACTTACCTTGACTACTCCATAACCAATCTCCTGGCTGCTGTGATCATAGCCCTAACACTTGGCCAGATTGGTGACAGCACACCTGAGATGCCAAATTTCATTACCCAGCTTGGTCAG GATAACTGGCCTTCAACCTTGTTCGCAATGGCAGGTGGAATTGTTCTAAGTCTTGGGAATTTATCAACACAGTATGCATGGGCATATGTTGGTCTTTCAGTAACAGAAGTTATAAGTTCAAGTATAACCGTAGTTATTG GAACTACATTGAACTATTTTCTTGATGATCGTATTAACAGAGCTGAGATTCTTTTCCCTGGAGCTGCTTGCTTTCTTGTTGCGGTTTGTCTGGGATCTGCAGTTCACTCTTCAAATGCTGCAGACAACACAAAGAAACTTAGTGGCTCATCAA ATGAACCCAGGGACTTGGAAGATGGAGGTTTGGTTTCTGGCTCTAATATCAATACTGAGAAAGCAAAAGTTGGAACTGCAGAATTCCTTATACAGCTTGAGAACAAAAGATCTATTAAG GTGATAGGGTCTAATACATTTCTAGGTCTCAGCATCGTATTCTTTGCTGGCATTTGCTTCTCACTCTTCTCTCCAGCATTCAACTTGGCCACCAATGACCAATGGCACACATTAAACCAAGGTGTGCCACACCTTGTGGTCTACACAGCATTCTTCTACTTCTCCAGCTCCTGTTTCATTGTTGGGATCGGTCTGAACATCTACTTTCTATACAAGCCGGTACTCGGTCTTCCGAGATCATCATTCACTGCTTATCTCAAGGATTGGAAGGGCAGGCACTGGGCTCTGCTGGCTGGATTGCTATGTGGTTTCGGAAATGGCTTTCAATTTATGGGTGGGCAAGCTGCTGGATATGCTGCAGCTGATTCTGTTCAG GCATTGCCACTTGTAAGCACATTCTGGGGCATTGTCCTTTTCGGAGAATATCGAAGGTCTTCGAGGAGGACATATGTGTTGCTTGTGAGCATGCTCTTTATGTTCGTTGTTGCTGTGGGTGTTCTGATGGCTTCATCTGGGCACAGAAAAAGTTGA
- the LOC135625256 gene encoding ninja-family protein 2-like, whose amino-acid sequence MAVRHVSMSRAFDPQHVCFGQQEGHAIGSRASRGARRRSIRDDAALGSPSSLSSYVAVAYPRQGSPHPTSRGILVIAQSPGHGTPTEEAAERERELPSSVIDRFPRDLLRRLDGNSCFGEQLEVPGRESGEVELNLGLSLGGCFGTDSKAKKLVRSSSIAAFSSPQREHEFPVMTTALVRTNSLPAETEEERRKRKELQSLKRFEAKRKRLEKRNCIKPDASRSDEDADGRKSLITPNMINGRLKPLKGKEFRGVFGAATPSELLAWAAGSKSTAASPPVDVTGCLPPIPHGSVRASGSSYGVFEFKRKTPAQGFDLSLFIRDIDDMKNASSAHTDSIHNATSSTSTLEVRKPITVVGEEDSLKNLATDGVNRGRNMVGEMPCVSTRGDGPNGRKIEGFLYKYRKGEEVRIVCVCHGTFLTPAEFVKHAGGGDVSHPLRHIVVNPSPSATSS is encoded by the exons ATGGCAGTTCGACACGTTTCGATGTCACGTGCTTTTGATCCGCAACACGTGTGCTTCGGACAGCAGGAAGGCCACGCCATCGGCTCACGCGCGAGCCGAGGGGCGCGGCGCCGCTCGATTCGCGATGACGCGGCCCTCGGCTCCCCATCGTCTCTCTCCTCCTACGTTGCGGTCGCGTATCCTCGACAGGGCTCCCCCCACCCCACGAGTAGGGGCATTCTGGTCATTGCCCAATCTCCAGGCCACGGAACGCCGACAG AAGAGGCAGCGGAGCGGGAGAGGGAGCTACCCTCGTCGGTTATCGACAGATTTCCGAGAGACTTGCTCCGCAGATTGGACGGAAACAGCTGCTTTGGCGAGCAGCTTGAGGTGCCAGGACGGGAGTCCGGCGAGGTCGAGCTCAACCTCGGCCTCTCCCTAGGCGGATGCTTCGGAACGGACTCGAAGGCCAAGAAGCTGGTTCGGTCGTCGTCCATCGCCGCCTTCTCCTCACCGCAGAGGGAGCACGAGTTCCCTGTAATGACCACGGCCCTCGTGAGGACGAACTCGTTGCCGGCTGAgacggaggaggagaggaggaagcgGAAGGAGCTGCAGAGCCTGAAGAGGTTCGAGGCGAAGAGGAAGAGGTTGGAGAAGAGAAATTGCATCAAACCAGATGCTTCGAGATCAGATGAGGATGCGGATGGAAGGAAAAGCTTGATAACGCCAAATATGATCAATGGCCGCCTCAAGCCTCTGAAGGGGAAAGAATTCCGAGGAGTGTTCGGTGCTGCTACTCCTTCCGAGCTACTTGCATGGGCGGCAGGGTCTAAAAGCACGGCTGCATCACCGCCGGTAGATGTGACAGGGTGTTTGCCACCAATCCCACATGGCTCTGTTCGGGCCAGCGGCAGTTCCTACGGCGTGTTTGAATTCAAGAGGAAGACGCCAGCCCAAG GGTTCGATCTGTCTCTTTTTATTCGTGACATAGATGATATGAAGAACGCCTCTTCAGCTCACACAGATTCTATTCATAATGCCACAAGTTCGACTTCTACTTTGGAAGTCAGGAAACCTATTACTGTTGTTGGAGAGGAAGACTCATTGAAGAACCTTGCAACTGATGGTGTGAATCGAGGGAGGAACATGGTGGGTGAGATGCCATGTGTTTCCACCAGGGGTGATGGTCCAAATGGGAGAAAGATCGAGGGATTCCTCTACAAATACAGGAAGGGAGAAGAGGTAAGGATAGTGTGTGTCTGCCATGGCACCTTCCTCACCCCGGCCGAGTTTGTCAAGCATGCTGGAGGTGGTGATGTTTCCCACCCTCTGAGGCACATCGTCGTCAATCCCTCTCCGTCCGCAACCTCATCTTAA